A part of Candidatus Electrothrix aestuarii genomic DNA contains:
- the selA gene encoding L-seryl-tRNA(Sec) selenium transferase, with protein MQQLLRHIPSVDDCLLAVLQNSEFETIPPMLLKKGIREILNGQRQRVLEGDKVKPEDLELPALLDKIKIKIKELHKPLFRRVINGTGVIIHTNLGRSVLPGDALSQLSEISGNYSNLEFDLSTGERGSRYSLVEELLCELTGAEAALVVNNNAAAVLIALDTLARDKEVIVSRGQLVEIGGSFRIPDVMERSGAKLVEVGTTNRTHLKDYRNAITHETGLLLKVHTSNYCIMGFTSAVSDKELVSLGKRHQLPIMEDLGSGCLVDLSPYGLKKEPTVQEVVAAGMDVVTFSGDKLLGGPQAGIILGSREIIERIKRNPMNRAMRIDKFTLSALESILRHYREPQTVFERVPTLHMIATPIEVLQHKAEELAGVLQKNIGAYCTTQVAEVISRVGGGAMPEQNLPSWAVALYPRTLKLNLLEEKLRNLDIPIIGRVENDRLLFDMRTVRSDELHLIAKGLLQALISDA; from the coding sequence ATGCAACAATTACTACGACATATACCAAGCGTTGACGACTGCCTTCTTGCTGTGTTGCAAAATTCTGAATTTGAAACCATCCCCCCTATGCTTCTCAAAAAGGGCATTAGAGAGATTCTGAATGGTCAACGTCAGAGAGTCCTGGAAGGAGACAAGGTCAAACCAGAGGACCTGGAGCTCCCAGCTCTTCTTGACAAAATTAAAATCAAAATCAAAGAACTGCATAAGCCCCTCTTCCGTAGAGTAATCAACGGCACCGGAGTTATTATCCATACCAATCTCGGTAGATCGGTCCTTCCTGGAGATGCTCTGAGCCAGCTTTCCGAGATCTCCGGCAACTACTCCAACTTAGAATTTGACCTCTCGACCGGGGAAAGAGGAAGCCGCTACTCTCTGGTGGAGGAATTACTTTGCGAACTCACTGGAGCTGAGGCTGCCCTTGTTGTTAATAATAATGCAGCAGCGGTGCTGATTGCCCTGGACACCCTGGCCCGTGACAAGGAGGTTATTGTTTCACGCGGTCAACTGGTTGAAATAGGAGGTTCCTTCCGCATTCCAGATGTCATGGAGCGCAGCGGAGCGAAACTGGTTGAGGTTGGAACAACCAACAGAACCCATCTCAAGGATTACCGCAATGCCATTACTCATGAAACAGGCCTGCTCCTTAAAGTGCATACAAGTAATTACTGCATCATGGGCTTTACCAGCGCAGTCAGCGATAAAGAGCTTGTGAGCCTGGGAAAACGACACCAGCTACCGATTATGGAAGATCTCGGTTCTGGATGCCTGGTTGATCTGAGCCCTTACGGCCTGAAAAAAGAACCAACTGTCCAGGAAGTTGTTGCTGCAGGGATGGACGTGGTCACATTCAGCGGGGACAAACTGCTGGGCGGACCACAGGCCGGAATTATTCTTGGTAGCCGAGAAATTATCGAACGCATCAAGAGAAACCCAATGAACCGGGCCATGCGCATTGATAAATTTACCCTTTCCGCCCTGGAATCTATTCTTCGCCATTACCGAGAACCACAAACCGTTTTCGAGAGGGTCCCAACACTCCATATGATTGCAACCCCCATAGAGGTTCTGCAACATAAAGCAGAGGAACTGGCCGGGGTACTGCAAAAAAATATTGGTGCATACTGCACCACCCAGGTTGCTGAGGTTATCTCCCGGGTTGGGGGAGGAGCCATGCCTGAACAAAACCTCCCGAGCTGGGCAGTCGCTCTGTATCCACGAACCCTCAAACTGAATCTCCTGGAGGAAAAATTGCGCAATCTGGATATTCCCATTATTGGACGCGTCGAGAATGATCGCCTGCTCTTTGATATGCGGACAGTACGGTCAGACGAATTGCATCTTATTGCTAAGGGGCTTCTCCAAGCGCTTATCTCTGACGCCTGA
- a CDS encoding tetratricopeptide repeat protein: MFFIDPTTEQGLQASDGLILEQAFLIELEEILPVPASVVFWLHDDPTCLATQTFSPEQQERLQTWQSNRGEDSTHTPVVLTDLLVIPLLAGTQQELTLVIHDVDPALLRKMDSEWLLELQEKIIHHFCHIRQIYTDSESGLYNSRALSLFLTTKLCKKTLFLIATVPGTRSLASGFQKNRQVTTLLQSFIEGPLFSLGHGLFAAVRSTTQRNACLEYSHRLISRLKREGLRRVHIVFSSLPSEETPQEILATCQLLLAEAERRGPYSLCDEAFLSRKEQHPFALPAPPVIRELQKTWHKLEQFGILLVSFAQEPPEDISSVLTRDCSCHALNERETLILLPKLSLKQTSQQVKQLSQNIREQLGLLPSIGFCHWPTVAVTKLETVRACRKAILHASFYAQGAVVAFDALSYNVSGDHYFDEGDYKQAIREYRAGLQLQANDVNLLNSLGVALTEINRHREAEICFTQVLDQEPQNSMALINKGMCARLLGRSEEAITCFEQGLYYDSKRQQATLELYLQLGKLYCLKEEFAKAVTLLDEWRRLHGEPGEFVFFRLFGEAALGAGKYQDAMKALQRSLQIYPQNTDSQSMLGLLYVLDNQGAEVGLSLCSRAIKADRGDARHLYRRAAALHHLGRLQEALHDVQDSLQIQRNNEQTLLLRAILYEELGSLRRAQQGFQRIVSMKKSTEKRKKEALAGLARIAARLRISSQS; this comes from the coding sequence ATGTTTTTTATTGATCCAACTACTGAGCAAGGTCTTCAGGCGAGTGATGGCCTGATCTTAGAGCAAGCCTTCCTCATCGAACTTGAGGAAATCCTGCCGGTACCGGCCTCGGTGGTTTTCTGGTTACACGACGACCCTACCTGTCTGGCAACGCAGACATTCAGCCCTGAGCAACAGGAGCGCCTCCAAACCTGGCAGAGCAATCGGGGTGAGGACTCCACTCATACACCTGTGGTCCTGACAGACCTCCTGGTGATTCCTTTACTTGCAGGAACACAACAGGAACTCACTCTCGTTATCCATGATGTGGACCCTGCTCTTCTTCGCAAAATGGACTCTGAATGGCTTCTTGAGCTCCAAGAAAAGATCATTCACCATTTCTGTCATATACGGCAAATTTATACGGATTCAGAAAGCGGCCTCTATAATAGCCGAGCCCTGTCCTTATTTTTGACCACGAAATTATGTAAAAAGACGCTCTTTCTCATTGCCACAGTTCCCGGAACCCGATCCTTAGCAAGTGGCTTTCAAAAAAACCGACAGGTCACGACTCTTCTCCAAAGCTTTATTGAGGGGCCGCTCTTTTCCCTCGGTCATGGGCTTTTTGCTGCTGTACGTAGCACAACCCAGCGCAATGCCTGCCTGGAATATTCCCACCGTCTTATTTCCCGCCTCAAACGGGAAGGACTGCGGAGAGTGCATATAGTTTTTTCTTCCTTACCCTCAGAGGAAACTCCCCAGGAAATACTTGCGACCTGCCAACTCCTCCTTGCTGAAGCAGAAAGACGGGGGCCATACAGCCTCTGTGATGAGGCATTCTTAAGCCGAAAGGAGCAACACCCCTTTGCTCTTCCAGCCCCCCCTGTTATTAGGGAGCTCCAGAAAACATGGCATAAACTTGAGCAATTCGGCATCCTGCTTGTCTCCTTTGCCCAAGAGCCCCCCGAAGATATAAGCTCAGTACTTACACGAGACTGCTCCTGCCATGCATTAAACGAACGCGAAACGCTCATTCTCCTGCCTAAGCTCTCCCTCAAACAGACCAGCCAACAGGTAAAACAACTTTCGCAAAACATCAGAGAACAATTAGGCCTTCTCCCTTCCATAGGATTCTGCCACTGGCCCACTGTTGCTGTTACTAAGCTTGAGACCGTAAGGGCCTGTCGCAAGGCCATACTCCATGCCAGTTTTTACGCCCAAGGTGCTGTCGTAGCTTTTGATGCCCTGAGTTATAATGTCAGCGGTGACCACTATTTTGATGAGGGGGATTATAAACAGGCAATCAGAGAATATCGGGCTGGCTTGCAGCTACAAGCCAATGATGTCAACCTGCTCAACAGCCTCGGAGTCGCCTTGACTGAAATCAACCGTCATCGCGAGGCCGAGATCTGCTTTACCCAGGTGCTGGACCAAGAACCACAGAATTCTATGGCCCTGATTAATAAGGGCATGTGTGCTCGCCTACTCGGTCGTTCTGAAGAAGCCATAACGTGCTTCGAGCAGGGGTTGTACTATGATAGCAAAAGACAACAGGCCACCCTTGAGCTCTATCTCCAACTCGGCAAACTCTATTGTCTTAAGGAAGAATTTGCAAAAGCTGTTACCCTACTTGATGAATGGAGGAGACTTCATGGCGAACCAGGCGAATTCGTCTTTTTCCGTTTATTCGGTGAGGCCGCATTGGGCGCTGGAAAATATCAGGACGCTATGAAGGCCTTACAACGCTCACTACAAATCTATCCCCAGAATACAGACAGCCAAAGTATGCTGGGTCTCCTGTATGTACTTGATAACCAAGGCGCCGAGGTGGGCCTGAGCCTCTGTAGCCGAGCTATCAAGGCAGATAGGGGAGATGCTCGCCATCTCTACCGACGGGCAGCAGCCCTGCACCATCTGGGACGCCTGCAGGAGGCCCTGCACGATGTCCAAGACTCGCTACAGATCCAAAGAAATAATGAACAAACCCTCCTCCTCCGTGCTATACTATATGAAGAGCTTGGTTCTCTGCGCCGGGCACAGCAGGGATTCCAACGTATAGTCAGCATGAAAAAAAGCACTGAGAAACGAAAAAAGGAGGCGCTGGCAGGTTTAGCCAGAATCGCGGCCCGGTTGCGTATCTCTTCTCAGTCTTAG
- a CDS encoding TIGR00730 family Rossman fold protein encodes MPAKFLQQQARKNTQYWLSGVDSGDTWRMFRILAEFVEGFDTLSSLGCPAVSIFGSARTEEDHQDYQLARTIAAKLSENGYGIITGGGPGIMEAANRGAADVNGVSIGLNIDLPFEQHSNPYVNLPMDFRYFFVRKVMFIKYSMAFICLPGGFGTLDELFESLTLIQTHKIKPFPIILVGSSFWSGLVDWIREQMISNSKIDKADLLLFEVLDDVDEIVAFIRRTVIL; translated from the coding sequence ATGCCAGCAAAATTTTTACAACAACAAGCCAGAAAAAATACTCAATATTGGCTAAGCGGAGTAGATAGCGGTGATACCTGGAGAATGTTCAGAATCCTTGCCGAATTTGTTGAAGGATTTGACACCCTGTCCTCTCTCGGATGCCCGGCAGTGAGTATTTTCGGTTCAGCCAGGACCGAGGAGGACCATCAGGACTACCAACTGGCCAGAACCATTGCGGCAAAATTATCTGAAAACGGTTACGGTATCATAACCGGCGGCGGGCCTGGAATTATGGAGGCAGCCAACCGAGGCGCGGCAGACGTCAACGGGGTTTCCATCGGACTGAACATTGACCTGCCTTTTGAGCAACACTCCAATCCATATGTTAACCTTCCTATGGATTTCCGGTATTTCTTTGTCCGTAAGGTTATGTTTATCAAATATTCTATGGCCTTTATCTGTCTTCCCGGAGGATTCGGCACCTTAGATGAACTCTTTGAATCGCTGACCCTGATTCAGACCCATAAAATCAAACCCTTTCCCATCATACTTGTTGGTTCCTCCTTCTGGAGCGGGTTGGTCGATTGGATTCGGGAGCAGATGATCAGTAACTCCAAGATTGATAAAGCAGACCTATTGCTTTTTGAAGTTCTTGACGATGTGGATGAAATTGTCGCCTTTATCCGCCGAACCGTTATCCTTTAA
- a CDS encoding type IV pilus twitching motility protein PilT yields MAQIDAFFKLMNDQGASDLHMVAGQQPILRIRGEMERVKYKVMDNDELKAMLYEICPEPKIKLFEETGDIDFGYHIPGLARYRANFFQQKYGIAAVFREIPSEILSCEQLGLPPVIKKLATLPKGLILVTGPTGSGKSTTLAAIVDEINETRSDHILTVEDPIEFVHKSKKCLVNHREVGTHTQSFSAALRGALREDPDVILVGEMRDLETIALAMEAAMTGHVVFGTLHTMNAMKTVDRIIEIFPADQQGQVRSTLADALKAVVSQTLFKRIDKKGRCAAQEILICTPAVRNLIREAKTYQIPSAMQTGKKFGMATLDDTIEELLKKRMISADDAYVNCVEKKRFVKFLKKPPTDFTDA; encoded by the coding sequence ATGGCACAGATTGATGCTTTTTTTAAACTAATGAACGATCAGGGGGCCTCTGACTTGCATATGGTTGCCGGTCAGCAACCCATTCTCCGCATCAGAGGAGAGATGGAACGCGTCAAATACAAAGTCATGGATAATGATGAACTCAAGGCCATGCTCTATGAAATCTGCCCGGAGCCCAAAATTAAACTTTTTGAAGAAACCGGTGATATAGACTTTGGCTATCATATTCCTGGGCTCGCTCGTTATCGCGCCAACTTTTTCCAGCAGAAATACGGCATAGCAGCGGTCTTCCGTGAAATTCCCAGTGAAATTCTTTCCTGTGAACAACTAGGACTTCCCCCGGTTATTAAAAAACTAGCCACTCTACCCAAGGGATTGATCTTGGTGACCGGGCCCACTGGTTCCGGTAAATCAACAACCTTGGCAGCTATTGTTGACGAAATCAATGAGACTCGCAGCGATCACATCCTGACTGTTGAGGATCCTATCGAGTTTGTCCATAAGAGTAAAAAATGCCTAGTCAACCACCGAGAGGTCGGCACCCATACCCAGAGCTTTTCCGCAGCCCTGCGCGGTGCCCTACGTGAGGACCCTGATGTCATTCTGGTCGGTGAGATGCGCGACCTGGAAACCATCGCTTTGGCTATGGAGGCGGCCATGACCGGTCATGTGGTCTTTGGTACCTTACATACCATGAACGCCATGAAGACGGTTGACCGTATCATTGAAATCTTCCCGGCAGATCAGCAAGGCCAGGTACGCTCCACCTTAGCCGATGCCCTGAAGGCGGTTGTTTCGCAGACGCTGTTTAAACGCATTGATAAGAAAGGTCGATGCGCGGCCCAGGAAATCCTGATCTGCACCCCTGCGGTCCGTAACCTGATCCGTGAGGCCAAGACCTACCAGATCCCGTCCGCAATGCAGACCGGTAAAAAATTCGGCATGGCCACCCTGGATGACACCATTGAGGAGTTGCTCAAGAAAAGAATGATCAGCGCCGACGACGCCTACGTCAACTGCGTTGAAAAAAAGCGCTTTGTCAAATTCCTGAAAAAACCACCCACAGATTTTACCGACGCGTAA
- a CDS encoding class I SAM-dependent methyltransferase translates to MVYLDPMFPERRKSALVKKELQILQLLAEQDAAPERLLAAALKVATQRVVVKRPLKAPHLTELAPSHSLAGKTVRFDVYPGGLLSRKRE, encoded by the coding sequence GTGGTCTATCTTGACCCCATGTTTCCGGAACGACGCAAGTCAGCCTTAGTAAAAAAAGAGCTCCAGATCTTGCAGCTCTTGGCTGAGCAGGACGCTGCCCCGGAAAGATTGCTCGCAGCTGCCTTGAAGGTGGCCACGCAACGGGTGGTGGTAAAACGTCCGCTGAAAGCTCCGCACCTGACAGAACTCGCTCCTTCTCATTCGCTTGCTGGCAAGACGGTCCGTTTTGATGTGTATCCGGGAGGGTTGCTCAGCCGGAAAAGAGAATAA
- a CDS encoding class I SAM-dependent methyltransferase, producing the protein MKQITLCCLEPGLVGKAEELAARLELPLTFEMSEESQLSGEKREADRLVLRLSSEGLDLIKPDDRKLSGVLRVDFTAGSAAFRRKQQKKELLVRAVGGKGGALLNIIDATGGLGRDSFLLAAAGHRVCIFEQQPVVAALLADGLERATAHPDTAEICTRIRLSACDAVPVLEVLQEKERRAR; encoded by the coding sequence ATGAAGCAAATTACCCTTTGCTGTCTGGAACCTGGCCTTGTGGGTAAGGCGGAGGAGCTGGCAGCTCGTTTGGAGTTACCGCTGACGTTTGAGATGTCCGAAGAAAGCCAGCTTTCTGGAGAGAAAAGAGAGGCCGACCGTCTTGTGCTTAGGCTCAGCAGTGAGGGGTTGGACTTGATAAAGCCGGATGACCGCAAGTTAAGCGGAGTACTTCGGGTGGATTTTACAGCAGGTTCTGCTGCCTTTCGGAGAAAGCAGCAGAAAAAAGAATTACTGGTCCGGGCCGTGGGCGGGAAAGGCGGGGCTTTGCTTAACATCATCGATGCCACGGGTGGTCTGGGCAGGGATAGTTTCCTGTTGGCTGCTGCAGGGCATCGGGTTTGCATTTTTGAACAGCAGCCAGTGGTTGCGGCCCTGCTTGCCGATGGGCTGGAGCGGGCTACGGCTCATCCTGACACAGCAGAGATTTGCACCCGGATCAGATTGAGTGCGTGCGACGCGGTTCCGGTCCTGGAAGTCTTGCAGGAAAAAGAGAGGCGAGCCCGTTGA
- a CDS encoding M48 family metallopeptidase — MIYCVQALQLRTHHRSIRLRNIILLFLCLISLCTVGCDENTDMQLATEAGLDAVRAVTLTDKAVQRMALRSSAYADSKRRVASPTSKYAQRLQRLVGDHYQEGDLTFNYKVYLAQEVNAFAMADGTIRVYSGLMDMFTDDELRFVIGHEMGHVTQKHIHKKLRLAYASSAVRKAVAANKDTTVGEIARSGLGEFVENLMQAQFSQLEEKEADDYSLAFMKKNGYAPQAAVTALKKLASLRDGKNTLLGGLAEQYLSSHPIPGKRAERLQMQLEGKAVSIAEQKEGLWAKTKGAVVFVVNLLVGLLRWLANLL; from the coding sequence GTGATATATTGTGTTCAGGCGCTACAACTCCGCACCCACCACCGTTCCATCCGCCTGCGGAATATTATCTTATTATTCCTTTGTCTGATTTCCCTTTGTACTGTTGGCTGTGATGAAAATACCGATATGCAGCTTGCCACTGAAGCTGGGCTTGATGCGGTGCGTGCCGTAACCCTGACTGATAAGGCGGTTCAGCGGATGGCGCTCAGATCATCTGCCTATGCGGACAGCAAGAGGCGGGTGGCCTCACCTACGAGTAAGTATGCCCAGCGCCTTCAGCGGCTGGTGGGTGATCATTACCAGGAAGGCGACCTGACTTTTAATTATAAGGTCTATCTGGCTCAGGAGGTGAATGCCTTTGCGATGGCAGACGGTACCATCCGGGTCTACAGCGGGCTGATGGACATGTTCACTGACGATGAGTTGCGTTTTGTTATCGGGCATGAGATGGGGCATGTTACCCAGAAGCATATTCATAAGAAGCTTCGGCTGGCCTATGCCTCCAGCGCGGTGCGCAAGGCCGTTGCTGCAAACAAGGATACTACTGTAGGTGAGATTGCCCGTTCAGGGCTAGGCGAATTTGTCGAGAATTTGATGCAGGCTCAGTTTTCCCAGCTGGAGGAGAAAGAGGCCGATGATTATTCCCTGGCCTTTATGAAGAAGAATGGCTATGCACCACAGGCAGCTGTGACTGCCCTGAAAAAACTAGCCAGCCTGCGTGATGGAAAAAACACCCTGTTGGGTGGCCTAGCAGAACAATATTTATCAAGTCATCCGATTCCCGGTAAGCGGGCAGAGCGTCTCCAGATGCAGCTTGAGGGCAAGGCGGTCAGCATTGCAGAGCAAAAAGAGGGGCTGTGGGCAAAGACCAAGGGCGCAGTGGTTTTTGTGGTGAATCTGTTGGTCGGACTTTTACGTTGGCTTGCCAATCTTCTCTGA
- a CDS encoding type II toxin-antitoxin system VapC family toxin: MNILLDTHAFLWWITDDAQLSVTARTLIRDSENILYWSAASSWEVAIKYALGRLPLPDKPERFLAQELAENQIESLPITDKYAFQAGQLPRHHKDPFDRMLIAQAVTDSLTLLSCDSSFDLYDVRVMW; encoded by the coding sequence ATGAATATCCTTCTGGATACCCATGCCTTTCTGTGGTGGATTACGGATGACGCACAACTTTCAGTAACTGCCCGGACGCTCATAAGAGACAGTGAAAATATACTGTACTGGAGTGCCGCAAGTTCATGGGAAGTTGCCATAAAATATGCCTTGGGCCGACTCCCTCTGCCTGATAAGCCGGAAAGATTTCTTGCGCAGGAGCTTGCGGAAAATCAGATTGAGTCCCTTCCCATAACCGACAAGTATGCCTTTCAGGCAGGCCAACTTCCCCGGCATCATAAAGACCCGTTCGACCGGATGCTGATTGCCCAGGCTGTGACGGACTCGTTGACGCTGCTGTCGTGTGATTCTTCCTTCGACCTTTATGATGTCCGGGTGATGTGGTGA
- a CDS encoding type II toxin-antitoxin system Phd/YefM family antitoxin, with product MQQINIHQAKTQFSKLIAIVEKGDEVIIARYGEPVARLVPFQQKTAPRKPGSAKGKFTVPQEFFEPLPDDILDGFEQ from the coding sequence ATGCAGCAGATAAATATTCATCAGGCAAAAACACAGTTTTCCAAACTGATCGCCATCGTCGAAAAAGGAGACGAGGTTATCATTGCCCGTTACGGTGAACCCGTGGCACGCCTTGTTCCTTTTCAACAGAAAACAGCTCCCCGCAAACCCGGCTCGGCCAAAGGAAAATTCACTGTTCCGCAGGAATTCTTTGAACCGTTGCCCGACGACATCCTTGATGGCTTTGAACAATGA
- a CDS encoding type II toxin-antitoxin system RelE/ParE family toxin, producing the protein MQVKFLTSSLNDLKWFRHYYESVFPQGGKKAQKQFHSTKDLIKENPYIGHVIKDKNILEFSIPNIPFSFIYRIKGEVIEILRVWDERQDRGKLREK; encoded by the coding sequence ATGCAGGTAAAATTTTTAACAAGCTCTTTAAATGATTTAAAATGGTTCAGGCATTACTATGAAAGTGTTTTCCCTCAAGGAGGGAAAAAGGCACAAAAACAATTTCATAGCACAAAAGATTTAATAAAAGAGAATCCATACATCGGGCATGTCATCAAAGATAAGAATATTTTGGAGTTTTCTATACCCAATATACCGTTTTCTTTTATTTACCGAATTAAAGGGGAAGTAATTGAGATTTTAAGGGTGTGGGACGAGAGGCAGGACAGAGGAAAGTTGAGGGAAAAATAG
- a CDS encoding CopG family ribbon-helix-helix protein, which yields MATIPFSLRIDPEIKAQLTQEAERADRTPSYLANQAIKIFLQAKTAKRKAIDKAVEEADKGIFISEGAVNAWVDSWGTENELPVPEPDIFPDAQ from the coding sequence ATGGCTACTATTCCGTTTTCTCTGAGGATTGATCCAGAAATCAAGGCACAGCTTACACAAGAAGCCGAGAGGGCTGACCGCACACCGTCCTATCTTGCCAACCAGGCAATTAAGATTTTCTTACAGGCTAAAACAGCCAAGAGAAAAGCTATTGATAAGGCTGTCGAGGAGGCTGATAAGGGAATATTTATTTCTGAAGGGGCTGTAAATGCCTGGGTTGATTCCTGGGGAACTGAAAATGAACTTCCTGTACCTGAACCGGATATATTCCCTGATGCCCAATAA